The following coding sequences lie in one Yamadazyma tenuis chromosome 3, complete sequence genomic window:
- a CDS encoding uncharacterized protein (COG:U; EggNog:ENOG503NZ86) codes for MSGDTDLRPYYNPDTFDAGYSVIYKPGVGLVDPHTGASVTSSIHPILNNSSTGRYNPGANIGLRGMAAMSKDSQEKDYFNDLEFSEYFDLNNLGALLRNLFWNFLKNYVKVIVLQPLEITRLVLQVGTFDFQKKPVQTAKQPLPRLMDESSELTPQVSQQFSDDDSDFEVNYFQSLEKSKSSLTPEVGSPRKSRAKSPSKSKKLSKKKHKIQPVSKHTVDIIAAIVSKDGPNALFRGLNAQFIHQSLSHTIEAWITGFLSPFLGIPDPFFLDLTHSTEPLRSLCLSVSACVLTGIILIPLDLVKVRLMITQFNKPYNKDADADLEMGEQLHTPQSTRSIRESLRNYPVELLVRPPMSISFLTVLHQFATSIFRKSAPYLLFIRFNIDQYSSPSWYTIFNLLLSIMEFFIKLPVENLLRKQQVSFLLQPKSLKLDPMRVVTIDNPDRDLIVDFNHEWKHTDIKDNKFKSTWRSLVNLGLFNGWRVGVLNIIGFWGYKIVQSGASIQEEKL; via the coding sequence ATGTCTGGCGATACAGATTTAAGACCGTATTACAACCCAGACACCTTCGATGCTGGGTACCTGGTGATCTACAAGCCGGGAGTGGGACTTGTGGATCCACATACGGGTGCTTCGGTCACCAGTTCAATCCATCCCATCCTCAACAACTCCTCTACCGGCAGATACAACCCAGGTGCTAATATCGGATTGAGAGGAATGGCTGCCATGTCTAAAGACAGTCAAGAAAAGGACTATTTCAACGACCTTGAGTTTCTGGAATactttgacttgaacaacttaGGGGCCCTTTTGCGGAACTTGTTTTGGAACTTTTTAAAGAACTACGTAAAGGTGATTGTGCTACAACCCTTGGAGATAACCAGATTGGTATTACAAGTGGGTACGTTTGATTTCCAGAAAAAACCTGTTCAGACTGCTAAACAACCACTTCCCCGGTTGATGGACGAGTCTAGTGAGTTAACTCCACAAGTATCTCAACAGTTTTCAGATGACGATTCGGATTTCGAAGTCAACTACTTCCAACTGTTGGAGAAATCCAAATCGTCTCTCACACCAGAGGTGGGTTCTCCCCGTAAATCACGGGCCAAATCGCCTTCCAAGTCGAAGAAAttatcaaagaagaagcataAAATCCAACCGGTCTCGAAGCATACAGTAGACATCATTGCAGCAATTGTGTCCAAAGACGGACCAAACGCCCTATTCAGAGGTTTAAATGCTCAATTCATACACCAAAGTTTGTCTCACACAATCGAGGCATGGATTACTGGGTTTTTGTCACCATTTCTCGGTATTCCAGACCCAtttttcttggacttgaccCATCTGACAGAACCATTGCGGTCACTTTGTTTGTCGGTACTGGCATGTGTTTTAACAGGGATTATATTGATTCCATTGGACTTGGTTAAAGTGAGGCTCATGATCACTCAGTTCAACAAACCATATAATAAGGATGCAGATGCAGACCTAGAAATGGGTGAGCAGTTGCACACTCCACAGAGCACGAGATCCATCAGAGAGTCTTTGAGAAACTATCCAGTTGAGTTATTGGTTCGTCCTCCGATGTCTATATCGTTTTTGACAGTATTGCACCAGTTTGCAACCAGTATCTTCCGTAAGTCTGCTCCATACTTACTTTTCATCCGATTCAACATTGATCAGTATCTGTCGCCGTCATGGTataccatcttcaacttactATTGTCGATTATggaatttttcatcaagttgcCAGTTGAAAACTTACTTAGAAAACAACAGGTACTGTTTTTGTTACAGCCCAAATCTCTCAAACTCGATCCGATGAGAGTCGTAACGATAGACAACCCCGACAGAGACCtcattgttgatttcaatcaTGAGTGGAAACATACAGACATTAAAGACAATAAGTTTAAGTCTACCTGGAGATCATTGGTAAACCTTGGCTTATTCAACGGTTGGAGAGTCGGTGTGCTTAATATCATTGGATTCTGGGGCTATAAGATTGTTCAAAGCGGAGCGTCGATtcaagaagagaaattatGA
- a CDS encoding uncharacterized protein (EggNog:ENOG503NUBQ; COG:S), whose amino-acid sequence MNVSRSGSVAAGSSTDSSNNSGGTSNKNKNKTLKSLGLKFLNARQHFALACCRDLSLIPCILGLFQSWGRAFFDAEIRNSTSLTQAKLPEHFLTGVWCIVAGYLSYSVLDSLMIRWIVTYSTSAAILRMLSMSTIIVTVEHYLLSSLSADGYKYGLHIWILISCCHTLVYIGQNFVTSNLDLKGKQKARFFDFYNIVVFAVVPVGLASFITMIGLLRSLLIVRLDIENSF is encoded by the coding sequence ATGAACGTCTCGAGACTGGGATCTGTGGCTGCGGGTTCAAGCACAGACTCGTCTAACAACTCGGGGGGCACCAGCAataagaacaagaacaagacTCTCAAGAGTTTGGGACTAAAGTTTTTAAATGCTCGTCAACACTTTGCTTTGGCGTGTTGTCGGGACCTTTCATTAATTCCATGTATCTTGGGACTTTTTCAGTCGTGGGGCAGGGCGTTCTTTGATGCTGAAATCAGAAACTCCACTTCCCTCACCCAGGCAAAGTTACCAGAACACTTTTTAACGGGGGTATGGTGTATCGTTGCTGGGTACTTGTCATATTCGGTATTGGATAGTCTCATGATCCGGTGGATAGTGACGTACCTGACCTCGGCGGCCATCTTGAGAATGCTTTCGATGTCCACCATAATCGTTACGGTGGAACATTACCTTCTTTCGAGTCTATCAGCTGATGGTTATAAATATGGATTACACATCTGGATCTTGATAAGTTGTTGTCATACGTTGGTGTATATTGGCCAGAACTTTGTGACActgaacttggacttgaagggGAAGCAGAAGGCTCGGTTTTTTGATTTTTATAACATTGTGGTTTTTGCAGTCGTGCCAGTGGGGTTGGCAAGTTTCATTACCATGATTGGTCTCCTTAGGTCCCTTCTAATAGTCAGGTTGGACATAGAAAATTCGTTTTAA
- the TPM2 gene encoding tropomyosin-2 (EggNog:ENOG503P2Z3; COG:Z; BUSCO:EOG09264XUV): MDKLKEKINNLKLDAEKWQEKADELGDKVKELEQDSLEKDHQVQALTRKNQVLEEEVEKLESQIGEVKQTADESHNLKSSNDNYTKKNQQLEEELEEADKNLKITTEKLRETDIKAEQLERKVASLESEKEESEKRYEELLEKYNSSKSELEEISQQLEAM, from the exons ATGGATAAATTAAAAGAA aaaatcaacaacttgaagttggatgCCGAAAAGTGGCAAGAAAAGGCCGACGAATTGGGAGACAAGGTTAAGGAATTGGAACAGGATTCTTTGGAGAAggatcaccaagttcaagccTTGACCAGAAAGAACCAAGTGTTGGAggaagaagttgagaaaTTGGAATCGCAAATTGGTGAAGTCAAGCAAACTGCCGACGAATCccacaacttgaagtcttcTAATGACAACTataccaagaagaaccaacaattagaagaagagttggaagaagccgacaagaacttgaagataacCACCGagaagttgagagaaaCCGACATAAAAGCTGAGCAATTGGAAAGAAAGGTTGCTTCCTTGGAATCTGAAAAGGAAGAACTGGAAAAGAGGTACGAAGAACTACTTGAAAAGTacaactcttccaagtccgaattggaagaaatcagcCAGCAATTGGAAGCTATGTAA
- a CDS encoding mitochondrial 37S ribosomal protein uS13m (EggNog:ENOG503P6A0; COG:J), whose translation MGVHVFGKSIKHNSLVSVGLAKKIFGVGFLTAERICAKVGIYPQMRMNQLTEPQILAINKELSDLTIEGHLKQKINDNIKLKRTIGTWAGQRHAAGLPVRGQRTRNNASTANRLNKLDRHT comes from the exons ATGGGTGTTCACGTATTTGGTAAATCCATTAAGCACAACTCGTTGGTGTCC GTGGGATTGGCCAAAAAGATATTCGGGGTTGGTTTTCTCACGGCAGAAAGAATCTGTGCCAAAGTAGGAATATACCCACAGATGAgaatgaaccagttgaCTGAGCCACAAATCCTTGCCATAAATAAGGAGCTATCCGACTTGACTATTGAAGGTCACTTGAAGCAAAAGATCAATGACAATATCAAATTAAAGAGAACTATTGGAACTTGGGCTGGTCAAAGACATGCTGCAGGATTACCAGTTCGTGGGCAAAGAACTAGAAACAATGCTCTGACGGCCAACaggttgaacaagttggataGACACACATGA
- the SDC1 gene encoding COMPASS (complex proteins associated with Set1p) component (EggNog:ENOG503P8ID; COG:K): protein MSKAHIKPESGNAETPELINSDIKQPVALDPRGKSTTPRSETPKPEYLKASPPTSNKRQKIQDIEDDIAPADPVHEIVGGSTVRRYLNKNVTVHLLDGLRELANTSPEDPLKFLGQFLIDRSESLKEANNGST from the coding sequence ATGCTGAAAGCACACATAAAGCCTGAGTCGGGAAATGCTGAAACACCAGAGCTTATAAATTCAGATATCAAGCAGCCGGTGGCGTTAGACCCGAGAGGTAAGTCGACTACCCCGAGATCAGAAACTCCTAAACCTGAATACTTAAAGGCTTCACCTCCGACTTCGAATAAACGACAAAAGATTCAAGACATAGAAGATGACATAGCACCGGCCGATCCAGTGCACgaaattgttggtggcTCCACGGTAAGACgatacttgaacaaaaatGTGACGGTTCATCTACTTGATGGTTTACGTGAACTAGCTAATACTTCACCCGAAGACCCATTAAAGTTCTTGGGCCAATTTCTCATTGACCGATCAGAGTCGCTCAAAGAGGCGAACAACGGGTCTACATAA
- a CDS encoding uncharacterized protein (EggNog:ENOG503PVDH) codes for MIDQEELKRSNSVISREASLRNRFNIARRNKMINKKSLDINGSTFDSDSIYDSENKKYPQKKKPWNRKIQFMFPVKRRTSLKQKSAYQLLRSYRAKRANFQTKEELEQFLNQTNASKLMKELLPTQMKLFNYSNAGLLTRKPLLDKKTRYFNINNNNVFTIVPPSIRRANHSLPFQDYRKSGISNQSDHKEFSLVDAIYNQYRSRVHAGQYNIPPKFSEFFPEELDKNIISASDIDHMNRKALFEVLLRRTLAAKIEYRLQQNREMESTEYQKKESSSSDGSSSKSSDDDNDHIRHSHVPKLVHTDSEDSPDDSSINTDDLMEQNASLFSGLLPSPQISYKSNIFGSDFKLQSIEDFDDDDMSSKARRHDNKSRRTASTNDLLHLVRHTTPTQDPDPASSPFNITAFNLKKYSRESRSVKRDEELSVLEKALGKPRFTYQLVPMNRSVETFSSSSESDLDDLSCQLTSFIEDPEPEKHEQHRFVHKNVITSDHPLYTFQHSEQANLSNQNILETIKLSDPSNELTIESPTTQPTPKKVNYPQEVNSMKGSISVIDSETSTSYSHTRYQPQSFGHNYNLRSINATAGKVLRRDDSMSTRTGVTFGGVEGRLSPTKQLFEFQQHKDTE; via the exons ATGATTGATCAGGAGGAATTGAAAAGATCGAATTCGGTTATTTCTCGGGAAGCCTCGTTGAGGAATCGGTTCAATATCGCAAGAAGAAATAAAATGATCAATAAGAAATCCCTTGATATCAACGGTTCCACATTTGATAGCGATTCCATCTATGACTCAGAAAATAAGAAATACCCCCAAAAAAAGAAGCCATGGAACCGAAAAATTCAGTTTATGTTCCCTgtaaaaagaagaacttcCTTAAAGCAGAAGTCTGCATATCAATTATTAAGAAGTTACAGAGCCAAAAGAGCTAACTTTCAAACCAAAGAGGAGCTTGAGCAGTTCTTAAACCAAACCAATGCCTCAAAACTTATGAAGGAACTACTTCCGACTCAAATGAAGCTTTTCAACTATTCCAATGCAGGCTTATTGACGAGAAAACCATTGTTGGACAAGAAGACCAGATATTTCAATATTAATAACAACAATGTCTTTACCATTGTTCCTCCATCAATCCGCCGGGCGAATCATTCCTTACCTTTCCAAGACTACCGAAAGAGTGGGATTTCAAATCAATCCGACCATAAGGAATTCAGTTTAGTGGATGCTATTTATAACCAATACAGGTCCCGAGTACATGCCGGACAGTACAATATACCTCCTAAGTTCTCTGAGTTCTTCCCTGAAGAGCTCGATAAGAACATAATAAGTGCTTCCGATATTGATCATATGAATAGAAAAGCGTTGTTTGAAGTTTTATTGAGAAGAActttggctgcaaaaattgAATACCGCTTGCAACAGAATAGAGAAATGGAAAGTACCGAATATCAGAAAAAGGAATCATCCTCTTCTGATGGATCGAGCTCAAAGTCCAGCGACGATGATAATGACCACATCAGACACAGCCACGTTCCCAAATTAGTCCATACTGATTCAGAAGATTCTCCTGATGATAGTTCAATTAATACCGATGATTTGATGGAACAAAATGCCTCTTTGTTCTCCGGGTTATTGCCTTCTCCCCAGATCAGTTATAAGTCGAATATTTTTGGCAGCGATTTCAAACTTCAATCAATCGAAGACtttgacgatgatgacatGAGTTCAAAGGCCAGAAGACATGATAATAAACTGAGACGAACCGCCTCCACAAATGATCTATTACACTTGGTCAGACATACCACGCCAACACAAGACCCTGATCCAGCTTCCTCCCCCTTCAACATCACTGCCTTCAACCTCAAAAAATATTCTCGGGAATCTCGTAGCGTCAAACGAGATGAAGAGTTAAGTGTTCTAGAAAAAGCTCTAGGAAAACCTAGATTCACCTACCAGTTAGTCCCTATGAACCGATCCGTGGAAACCttctcatcttcttcggaATCCG atttggaCGATTTGTCTTGTCAGTTGACTTCATTCATCGAAGACCCCGAACCTGAAAAACATGAGCAGCATCGTTTCGTACACAAAAATGTCATTACTTCTGATCACCCCTTATACACGTTTCAACATTCAGAACAAGCAAACTTATCCAATCAAAATATCTTAGAAACCATCAAACTATCGGATCCTTCAAATGAACTTACTATTGAATCTCCCACCACACAACCAACCCCCAAAAAAGTGAACTACCCACAAGAAGTAAATTCCATGAAAGGATCGATATCAGTAATTGATTCTGAAACCTCGACAAGTTATTCACACACCAGATATCAGCCCCAATCTTTCGGTCACAACTACAACCTCCGTTCAATCAATGCAACCGCTGGTAAAGTGTTAAGAAGAGATGATAGCATGTCTACCCGAACTGGTGTCACTTTTGGTGGAGTAGAAGGTAGGCTCTCTCCCACCAAGCAACTCTTTGAGTTCCAACAGCATAAAGATACCGAGTAG
- a CDS encoding uncharacterized protein (COG:U; BUSCO:EOG09265B1X; EggNog:ENOG503NX5T), with translation MSIDPFTDVEEDAWSQIRVLDSIILNADIITEELKLDFSNGFQELEEIITDLNEALNVSQANPQQFQLTVADIENRHGVLEKLEKKKRSLSSIWKEKTNDSKRSRPVTAMSNRISQDGSNPFTDQHKIDGEFEQFQQQEMIRDQDLQLDTIHETMRNLNQQAMIMGSELEDQGMMLDELDTNLDRVDNRLQRGLKRVNWIIEKNKERGSDWCIGILVVALVVLLILLIAV, from the coding sequence ATGAGCATTGATCCATTTACAGATGTGGAGGAGGATGcctggctgcaaatacGAGTGTTGGACTCGATCATACTAAATGCAGACATCATAACCGAAGAGCTAAAGCTTGATTTTTCCAATGGATTTCAAGAGCTAGAAGAGATTATAACAGATTTAAATGAAGCCCTCAACGTATCACAAGCTAATCCCCAGCAGTTTCAATTGACAGTAGCTGATATCGAGAACAGGCACggtgttttggaaaagttggagaagaagaaacgtTCACTTTCGAGTATCTGGAAGGAGAAGACGAACGACAGTAAGCGTCTGAGACCAGTGACCGCGATGTCAAACAGAATATCTCAAGATGGATCCAATCCATTCACTGACCAGCATAAAATAGATGGCGAATTCGAGCAGTTCCAGCAACAGGAAATGATCAGAGACCAAGACTTGCAATTGGATACGATTCACGAGACAATGAGGAACTTAAATCAACAGGCTATGATCATGGGGTCAGAACTCGAGGATCAAGGAATGATGCTCGACGAGTTGGACACCAACTTGGACCGTGTGGACAACCGGCTACAAAGAGGACTCAAGCGAGTCAACTGGATCATCGAAAAGAATAAAGAAAGAGGTAGTGATTGGTGTATCGGCATCTTAGTGGTTGCGTTAGTGGTACTTTTAATCCTTCTAATAGCGGTATAA
- a CDS encoding uncharacterized protein (EggNog:ENOG503PVPI), whose amino-acid sequence MAGPKLPPSPPMIGRIIVATIATFAGAYVVYDTGKDFEFIKFEPRTSEEIEQRKKEHVGMSIKQLETRTLEYTPEARSRLKKLIEEKEVSEKGDQK is encoded by the coding sequence ATGGCCGGTCCCAAATTACCACCGCTGCCTCCAATGATAGGACGGATCATCGTGGCTACCATAGCTACATTCGCAGGAGCCTACGTTGTATATGACACTGGGaaagactttgaattcatcaagtttgaaCCTCGTACTTCCGAAGAAATTGAGCAGAGAAAGAAGGAACATGTAGGGATGTCGATAAAGCAATTGGAaacaagaactttggaATATACTCCCGAAGCAAGGTCtcgtttgaagaagttgatagAGGAAAAGGAGGTCAGTGAAAAAGGTGATCAAAAATAG
- a CDS encoding uncharacterized protein (EggNog:ENOG503PW0C): MHGKSIKFTPYDLKSKAAKYKRWSPKMDQFLIKLLSDVVHSYAKEERPQLNKKAWAYICNQLRIANPETVYATYTKYSCQQHLIHVIHNRYKLWYTLMLHSKNADPNVGYSFKWNPNLGSFQIIVTADNTVITDESIIKSIIYGESLPLPSVEKFPKGNVVVNDFFLSDNFSYMSDYHNEVLPMLIDSDPSYMEGFGSIYNDIPKFKYEGFNTDYQKPLQMIRAKRTPDKYNGSSSIPASDNSSTSVVSLGYNQFSASTTNSNGHDHPNNADHISHLAGSSVDHHQPHIQLQHNHTHPNSYQQLVSQSHNQHHGHGHTASNQVPDLSSHDVSMEKRSLHGDFEGDLSSTGIAEFHSPQGVPGANDPQTYQKDRPWFTKLMALHESNLITINDFFTVLEGVRDSRFPLPLLNILDPGAGESKLSDREIAKRTKMYIIPRCESFKH; this comes from the coding sequence ATGCATGGAAAGTCCATCAAGTTTACACCCTACGATTTGAAGTCCAAAGCCGCCAAGTACAAGAGATGGTCGCCGAAAATGGATcagttcttgatcaagctCTTATCAGATGTGGTTCACAGTTATGCCAAAGAGGAAAGACctcaattgaacaaaaaggCATGGGCATACATATGTAACCAACTCAGAATCGCCAACCCTGAAACCGTGTATGCCACGTACACCAAGTACTCATGTCAGCAGCATTTGATTCATGTGATCCACAACCGGTACAAATTGTGGTATACTTTGATGTTGCATAGTAAAAATGCAGACCCAAACGTGGGCTACTCATTCAAATGGAATCCAAACTTGGGAAGTTTTCAGATCATTGTCACGGCAGACAACACAGTAATAACCGATGAGAGCATCATCAAGTCCATAATCTATGGAGAGTCGTTGCCGTTACCACTGGTGGAAAAATTTCCAAAGGGGAATGTAGTGGTGaatgatttcttcctttcGGATAATTTTCTGTACATGTCTGACTATCACAATGAAGTGTTGCCTATGTTGATAGATTCAGATCCGCTGTACATGGAAGGGTTTGGGAGTATCTATAACGACATTCCCAAGTTCAAATACGAGGGTTTCAACACAGATTATCAAAAGCCGTTGCAGATGATAAGAGCTAAAAGAACACCCGATAAGTATAACGGCTCGAGCTCCATTCCCGCCAGCGACAACTCCTCTACCAGCGTCGTATCATTGGGGTACAACCAGTTCTCGGCTTCtaccacaaactcaaatgGCCATGACCACCCGAATAATGCAGACCATATATCTCATCTCGCGGGCCTGAGCGTGGACCACCATCAACCCCAtattcaacttcagcaCAATCACACACACCCCAATCTGTATCAACAGTTGGTGTCGCAGTCGCACAACCAGCACCATGGCCATGGCCATACTGCTTCCAACCAGGTGCCTGACTTATCCTCACATGATGTTTCAATGGAGAAAAGAAGCCTACACGGTGATTTCGAAGGAGATTTGTCGAGCACTGGCATCGCAGAATTTCACAGTCCCCAGGGAGTCCCAGGAGCGAATGATCCTCAAACCTACCAGAAGGACCGGCCTTGgttcaccaaattgatgGCTCTCCATGAAAGTAatctcatcaccatcaacgaTTTTTTTACGGTTTTGGAAGGTGTGAGGGACAGCAGGTTTCCCTTGCCTTTACTCAACATCTTGGATCCTGGAGCCGGTGAGTCCAAACTTAGTGATCGTGAGATTGCCAAGAGAACTAAAATGTACATTATCCCTCGGTGTGAGTCGTTCAAGCACTGA